The following coding sequences lie in one Pseudarthrobacter phenanthrenivorans Sphe3 genomic window:
- a CDS encoding HD domain-containing protein: MPESQDQPAASSFTPDTARVLAEVAHNRQKDKLKRPYKDHVLAVGDALEDFDDDIRIAGYLHDIAEDTPMTRQALLDMGVSGRAVDIIERLTSRLHPNPDDYQAVIRDIAEDHDAALVKIADNAHNSLPERVQALAEKWPDKPPVTKYRDARPVLYAAVEVEEIRKILARVNPWLLAELDDQFDEDDTTDYENLSYDS, from the coding sequence GCTGCCAGCAGTTTCACTCCCGACACGGCAAGGGTCCTCGCCGAGGTGGCGCACAACCGCCAGAAGGACAAGCTGAAGCGGCCGTACAAGGACCATGTGCTGGCCGTCGGTGATGCGCTGGAAGACTTCGACGACGACATCCGCATCGCCGGTTATCTGCACGACATCGCGGAGGACACTCCCATGACCCGCCAGGCACTCCTGGACATGGGCGTTTCCGGGCGCGCAGTGGACATCATCGAACGCCTCACGAGCCGCCTGCACCCCAACCCCGACGACTACCAGGCCGTGATCCGCGACATCGCGGAGGACCACGACGCCGCCCTGGTCAAGATCGCGGACAATGCCCACAACTCGCTGCCGGAGCGGGTCCAGGCGCTGGCGGAGAAGTGGCCGGACAAGCCGCCCGTCACCAAGTACCGCGATGCCCGCCCGGTGCTGTACGCCGCCGTCGAGGTGGAGGAGATCCGGAAGATCCTTGCCCGGGTCAATCCCTGGCTGCTGGCGGAGCTGGACGACCAGTTCGATGAGGACGACACCACGGACTACGAAAACCTGTCCTACGACTCCTAG